CGCTAGGGCTGGTAACACGCTTTGCCATACTCTTCCAGCTTCCCATACTTCTAGTCGCAGTGTTCTTTGTCAATATTGACTCTGGATTTCTATCGGTATCCAATAATCTGGAATTTGAGCTCTCCCTACTGGTACTTATTCTTTTGATCGTATTCTTGGTTTATGGATCAGGTAAATTCTCACTGGATCATTACATGAAGCAGCACCCGAAGTGGTAAGAGATGTCTAGAATTCTATTTTAACCTGATTCCAGCTTTGATCTCTATGGGCAGGTCATTCTCCTTAGGAGGAATGGGGCATGCATATCCAGTAGCATAGGCGCAATAGGGGTTGTAGGCCTTATTGAAATCAATCGCTATCGTATTGCCAGCAGGGATACTCAAACCAATATACCTTCCTCCACCATAGGTTTGATTACCATTAGTCTGGTCTGTGAAGGGTAGAAATAAATAATCCTTGTATTTCTCCTGCGTGCGGAGCTTATGACTTTGATAAATGTTCAAGCGATACGCTTGCCCATTCAATGTAAAAGTAGCAATCCCAAAAATATCGTAATCCTGAAGTGAATGAGCTGAGGTCTTCATCTGAAAAGTACTAGGGGTAGGAAGCCGTTCAAATTTTGCAATTACATGGTATTTTTCATCAATGGGAAAAAAGCGATGACCGGTAAACTCTCTTCGTTGTTTTGCAGAAAGGGGGGACTCATCTGGGTCTTTATATTCCTCATTTAGTTCTTCTTGAAATTCCTTAATCGCTGACTCATACGTAGTTTGTGCTTTCACCAAGTTCAGAAAACAGACAAGAATCAGAATAGAAGTAAAGAGTTTTATCATTTGCTTCACATGTGTTAT
This genomic window from Algoriphagus sp. TR-M9 contains:
- a CDS encoding DUF1684 domain-containing protein, encoding MIKLFTSILILVCFLNLVKAQTTYESAIKEFQEELNEEYKDPDESPLSAKQRREFTGHRFFPIDEKYHVIAKFERLPTPSTFQMKTSAHSLQDYDIFGIATFTLNGQAYRLNIYQSHKLRTQEKYKDYLFLPFTDQTNGNQTYGGGRYIGLSIPAGNTIAIDFNKAYNPYCAYATGYACPIPPKENDLPIEIKAGIRLK